One Sediminicola sp. YIK13 DNA segment encodes these proteins:
- a CDS encoding TerB family tellurite resistance protein yields the protein MKFNLAEKIAIVKAIDEVILADGYASQSELIFLSQLMEMLKFDSTLIEEARKTTGNEGLSIIKAMPDDKKKTLIVLLQEMAKADGKVDDNEIELIQQIISYIGVFRD from the coding sequence ATGAAATTCAATTTAGCTGAGAAAATAGCAATAGTTAAAGCCATAGATGAAGTAATTCTTGCAGATGGCTACGCCTCCCAAAGTGAATTGATCTTTCTTTCCCAATTGATGGAAATGCTCAAATTTGACAGCACTTTAATAGAAGAAGCTAGAAAAACTACCGGCAATGAAGGTTTATCGATTATCAAGGCAATGCCAGATGATAAGAAAAAAACACTCATTGTTTTGCTGCAAGAAATGGCGAAAGCAGACGGCAAGGTAGATGATAATGAAATAGAATTAATCCAACAAATAATATCCTATATTGGAGTATTTAGGGACTAA
- a CDS encoding HD domain-containing protein, whose product MVLSNKKAYPEICLKILKDLEENLPDHLTYHSLDHTIDVANVCNHYIERLKIDEEMAKLLRIAAISHDYGYIVSPINHEERSIIAIEPYVKNVLTEEEINIVNGLIMATKVPQQPKTFYEEIIADADLDYLGRKDYDILSEKLYQEFNHFDFVSDHIEWLNLQIKFLEKHKYHTQYAQTHREKNKAKKLKELKTTLLAKNT is encoded by the coding sequence ATGGTTCTTAGTAACAAAAAAGCATACCCCGAGATTTGCCTTAAGATTTTAAAAGATCTTGAGGAAAATTTACCAGATCATCTTACTTATCACTCACTGGATCACACCATTGACGTGGCGAACGTATGCAATCACTATATAGAGCGCCTTAAAATAGATGAGGAAATGGCAAAGCTGTTACGAATCGCGGCTATCTCTCACGATTATGGTTATATTGTATCTCCTATCAACCACGAAGAAAGAAGTATAATCGCTATTGAGCCCTATGTTAAAAATGTATTAACCGAGGAAGAAATCAATATTGTCAATGGATTAATCATGGCAACAAAAGTACCTCAGCAGCCAAAGACCTTTTATGAAGAAATCATCGCCGATGCCGATTTAGATTATTTAGGTAGAAAAGATTATGACATCCTGAGCGAAAAGCTATATCAAGAATTTAATCATTTCGATTTTGTGTCCGATCATATTGAATGGCTCAACTTACAAATTAAGTTTTTAGAAAAGCACAAATACCACACCCAATACGCACAAACACATCGTGAAAAGAATAAGGCAAAAAAATTAAAAGAATTAAAGACTACTTTGCTTGCCAAAAATACCTAG
- a CDS encoding MBG domain-containing protein, producing the protein MQRIEGTTTKNTGKSTSQRFLLPINILFLLLVTTLSAQDYTTTGLSDDWNDPTAWICSGGPCANNPVPDRKVSNSTIIINHNIFYNSNNPISLENKADLIIGNNAKLSTISNLNISAGTSLTVNQGQIEIGPGVLNNLGLITLTNALLIKNGNIVNDAQIVVSNSCVELTNGNFVNNNNISGNGSVKTLNGNINNFGTWGIDIIYFFSQNGNGLPGSPSTIEEVTKICECILTNCDILPGYPPNSKVNEIIGSALTSLVLNYNANEAYNDLIYTINPNNQVLIEIIIFNGEFSRVSAFLNTFGIGTNDYISDVYAPEDDERVITVFFPIEDLQSLNARSDIINQVYEVSPPIPNQGLIDSQGDAAQNSNLARLGWNVSGVDVKVGVISDSYDRKSGIQPTISPAVQTDIDNGDLPGNENPVVVVQDFPYGIASDEGRAMMQIIHDVAPDAELLFRTGFISEGNMAAGISELVNLNCDIIVDDLTYMRGPFYRDGIIADAINTATASGVSYFSSAGNFGSRSYESTFNPSLSNPTRHDFGGNNVLQNITLGVGQYIIALQWDDDFYSLGSSTGALNDMDIYLAGDNGTILYGFNRNNLGADPVEIMPFTVLNPTTTNILIERAAGNSSPLKFKYVVFRAGNDGNFQAIPAASGSTVVGHANAEGAIAVGAVRYDNTESFGGILTAQQSSSLGGTTTTGTLRNKPDLMAPTGGDTSVNLGAPDFDGNLLPNFFGTSASAPHAAGVAALIMDAKSKFEVDPTNSDINLSVRNILLNTAIDMAAPGFDFKTGNGFVSADGALASFSNPSPNLIQFNLDNLDLDLFEPGDVSFELILEGNSFNESSVVIFRGEELETTFVSQTTLKATIPEFLGNPPIYVFTEPGPLTNGSDGGTSETKTFTDPIITDVIVRANNELRRYGEENPTFSFSTIVGDTELPLSDEELNLLLPSITLNTEATSSSIVGIYAIDVTIANINVGLSELYNFIIEPGVLNINPMPVTIKPQAIDPITYGDSLPEVSFDYIFGENGETDVTVDPVVASTFSESHANAISLVNGFSLVNGISLVNEISLVNGEPTLNGFSLVNKTFFVSQSTVDQSETVSQNGFSLVNGTGNEKVINFGADLFSDQKIESGEFSTITNGISLVNGFSLVNGFSLVNGFSLVNGISMVNGISLVNGFSLVNGISLVNGFALVNGISLVNSESAPILNAFENILVILNGDDALSEIPIDIRPLNVITGIDAGTQYIIPGGILDTNFEIRYQPTPLEILPATLTVTSQDTDIVYGDDPQEDLTGIIDGLQNTDTAEEVFPEGLIYTVDCESCGVLDSPYIIKATATNTSPNYDISYIDSGLLTVNKFELTVSVEDATITYGQLEDPSYTIKSNLEPLPYNETISEVLGDLNFTPSDACTTSSTITVNDFVQPDNYNVTIESGNLTINKTELQIEILSTFITEGNPIPTNFNIMVNGLVCDDTTPIINSFIIKDKNGLVQSGNLIGGEYDVYANVSDLSGYENYNLTQVPGILYVNPSVGCNNRIQASDICKSPYTIAGRPEITTLLRFEYTNNLNTPIFIPNGSKNILKGKAIFVGSPPEVFLPGKHTFEIYTNGETLQWEVITAGCKSASKSANGSNANPCISNTSLTAKISDSVEQNTVEQLVVYPNPVTDYVNIVTGITSDLIKISVYNEVGQTILKQNIEGNNSPEIYLDVSKFKAGLLYIGVEQNGESTFYKIIKK; encoded by the coding sequence ATGCAACGTATTGAGGGAACCACTACCAAGAACACTGGGAAAAGCACAAGTCAAAGATTTCTACTACCCATTAACATTCTTTTTCTTTTATTAGTAACTACTTTATCGGCACAGGACTACACTACCACTGGTCTATCTGACGATTGGAATGACCCCACCGCTTGGATTTGTTCTGGCGGACCTTGTGCCAATAACCCGGTACCGGATAGAAAAGTTTCCAATAGCACCATTATAATCAATCACAATATTTTCTATAACTCCAACAATCCCATTAGTCTGGAGAATAAAGCTGATTTAATAATCGGGAACAACGCCAAATTATCAACTATTAGTAATTTAAATATTTCTGCAGGTACGTCATTAACTGTTAACCAAGGACAAATTGAGATAGGTCCAGGAGTTTTAAATAATTTAGGATTAATTACACTAACCAATGCCCTACTAATAAAAAACGGAAATATTGTCAATGATGCCCAAATAGTAGTATCCAACTCTTGTGTAGAACTCACCAATGGGAACTTTGTAAACAATAATAACATTTCCGGGAATGGGAGTGTTAAAACACTAAACGGAAATATCAATAATTTTGGTACCTGGGGAATAGATATTATATACTTTTTCAGTCAAAACGGCAATGGCCTTCCTGGATCACCAAGCACTATTGAAGAGGTAACTAAAATCTGTGAGTGCATCTTAACTAATTGTGATATTCTTCCTGGGTATCCCCCTAATTCCAAGGTAAATGAAATCATAGGATCTGCATTAACTTCTTTGGTTTTAAACTATAATGCTAACGAAGCGTACAACGATTTAATTTACACCATCAACCCTAATAATCAGGTATTGATTGAAATTATAATTTTCAATGGAGAATTTAGCCGCGTAAGTGCCTTTTTAAACACCTTTGGAATTGGCACCAATGATTATATTTCTGATGTATATGCACCTGAGGATGACGAGCGAGTTATTACAGTTTTCTTTCCAATTGAAGATTTACAGTCTCTCAATGCCAGATCTGATATTATTAATCAGGTGTACGAAGTGTCACCCCCAATTCCAAACCAGGGATTAATTGACAGCCAGGGAGATGCGGCCCAAAATTCAAATCTTGCCCGACTTGGCTGGAACGTTTCCGGGGTTGATGTTAAGGTTGGCGTTATTTCTGATAGTTACGACAGAAAAAGTGGTATACAACCTACCATAAGTCCTGCTGTACAAACAGATATTGACAATGGCGATCTACCAGGAAATGAAAACCCCGTAGTGGTTGTTCAAGATTTCCCCTATGGTATTGCGAGCGATGAGGGAAGGGCCATGATGCAAATTATACATGATGTGGCCCCAGATGCAGAATTACTCTTTAGAACAGGATTTATTTCTGAAGGCAATATGGCAGCAGGGATTTCTGAACTGGTAAACCTTAATTGCGATATTATAGTTGATGACCTTACCTATATGAGAGGCCCGTTCTATAGGGATGGTATTATAGCAGACGCTATTAATACTGCCACTGCCAGTGGCGTAAGTTACTTTAGTTCTGCTGGTAATTTTGGTTCTAGATCCTATGAATCTACCTTTAATCCATCCCTTTCGAATCCTACACGCCACGATTTTGGCGGAAATAATGTATTACAGAACATTACCTTAGGCGTAGGTCAATATATTATTGCCCTGCAATGGGATGATGATTTTTACTCCCTAGGATCTTCTACAGGGGCACTAAATGACATGGACATATACCTCGCTGGTGATAACGGTACCATCCTCTATGGATTCAATAGAAATAATTTAGGAGCAGATCCTGTGGAAATAATGCCATTTACAGTACTGAATCCAACCACAACTAATATACTGATTGAAAGAGCGGCAGGGAATAGTTCCCCTTTAAAATTTAAATATGTGGTTTTTCGTGCAGGTAATGACGGTAATTTTCAGGCTATTCCCGCAGCGAGCGGATCTACTGTTGTTGGACATGCCAATGCAGAAGGAGCTATTGCTGTGGGAGCGGTACGCTATGACAACACAGAAAGTTTTGGAGGAATTCTTACTGCCCAACAGTCTTCGTCCCTTGGTGGTACAACAACGACAGGCACATTAAGAAATAAACCAGATCTAATGGCACCTACAGGGGGTGATACTTCGGTAAATTTAGGGGCACCGGATTTTGATGGTAATTTATTACCAAATTTCTTTGGTACTTCAGCCTCGGCGCCTCATGCCGCTGGTGTGGCAGCGCTTATTATGGACGCAAAATCTAAATTTGAGGTAGATCCCACAAATTCAGACATCAATTTAAGTGTTAGAAATATTTTACTCAATACTGCGATAGATATGGCAGCTCCTGGTTTTGACTTTAAAACAGGAAACGGATTTGTTTCCGCCGACGGTGCACTAGCTTCCTTTTCTAATCCTTCCCCCAATTTAATTCAGTTTAATCTCGATAATCTAGATTTGGATCTATTTGAGCCTGGAGATGTGTCTTTTGAGCTTATCTTGGAAGGAAACTCCTTCAATGAATCATCTGTGGTTATTTTTAGAGGGGAAGAACTGGAAACCACCTTTGTTAGCCAAACAACATTGAAAGCTACAATTCCTGAATTTCTGGGCAACCCTCCTATCTATGTATTTACAGAGCCGGGACCATTAACAAATGGATCTGATGGTGGAACTTCCGAAACAAAAACGTTTACCGATCCAATCATAACAGATGTAATTGTCCGAGCCAATAATGAACTAAGGAGATATGGGGAAGAGAATCCAACTTTTTCCTTTAGTACCATTGTTGGTGATACAGAATTACCACTTTCTGACGAAGAATTAAACCTTTTATTGCCATCAATAACACTTAATACAGAGGCCACCTCCTCTTCTATCGTAGGTATTTATGCCATAGATGTGACTATTGCGAATATCAATGTTGGCTTATCGGAACTCTATAATTTTATAATAGAGCCGGGAGTATTGAATATCAACCCTATGCCCGTTACCATAAAGCCGCAAGCCATAGATCCGATAACATACGGTGATTCCTTACCTGAGGTTTCATTCGATTATATTTTTGGAGAAAACGGAGAAACAGATGTAACTGTAGATCCTGTGGTCGCCAGCACTTTCTCAGAAAGCCATGCGAACGCCATTTCTTTGGTCAATGGCTTTTCCTTGGTAAATGGGATTTCCCTGGTCAACGAAATATCCCTTGTAAATGGGGAACCAACCTTAAATGGCTTTTCTTTAGTGAACAAAACATTTTTCGTTTCCCAAAGTACCGTAGATCAATCGGAAACTGTTTCTCAAAATGGCTTCTCTTTAGTAAATGGAACTGGGAATGAAAAGGTAATCAACTTTGGGGCCGACCTTTTTTCTGATCAAAAAATAGAATCAGGTGAGTTCTCTACCATTACCAACGGCATTTCCTTGGTTAATGGGTTTTCTTTGGTAAATGGTTTTTCATTGGTAAATGGCTTTTCATTGGTGAACGGAATATCCATGGTAAATGGCATATCCCTGGTAAATGGCTTTTCATTGGTGAACGGGATATCACTGGTCAATGGTTTTGCGCTGGTTAACGGTATTTCATTAGTAAATAGTGAGAGTGCTCCTATCCTAAATGCGTTTGAAAATATTTTAGTGATTCTAAATGGTGACGATGCCCTAAGTGAAATTCCAATTGACATACGCCCCCTTAACGTAATCACTGGGATAGATGCGGGGACACAGTATATTATTCCTGGAGGTATTTTAGATACAAATTTTGAAATTAGATATCAACCAACCCCTCTTGAAATTTTACCTGCAACACTCACTGTTACCTCGCAGGATACAGATATCGTTTATGGCGATGATCCACAGGAAGACCTGACAGGAATTATAGATGGCTTACAAAATACTGATACTGCAGAAGAGGTTTTCCCTGAAGGTTTGATCTATACCGTAGATTGTGAATCTTGTGGAGTCTTGGATAGTCCGTATATCATTAAGGCAACTGCCACCAACACCTCCCCGAATTATGATATATCCTATATAGATAGTGGTTTACTGACGGTGAATAAATTTGAGCTAACGGTTTCGGTAGAAGATGCTACCATCACCTATGGTCAGTTAGAGGACCCTTCTTATACAATTAAATCCAATTTAGAACCATTACCCTATAATGAAACTATTTCTGAAGTCTTAGGCGATTTAAACTTCACCCCATCGGATGCCTGTACCACCAGCAGTACCATAACTGTTAACGACTTTGTGCAACCGGACAATTATAATGTAACCATTGAAAGTGGTAATTTAACCATCAACAAGACGGAACTTCAGATAGAGATTTTATCCACTTTTATTACAGAAGGCAATCCAATACCAACAAACTTTAACATCATGGTGAACGGATTGGTATGTGATGATACTACGCCCATTATTAATAGTTTTATAATCAAAGATAAAAATGGTCTTGTTCAGTCTGGCAACCTAATTGGGGGGGAATATGATGTATATGCAAATGTTTCTGATTTATCTGGATATGAGAACTACAACCTGACCCAAGTTCCAGGCATACTGTATGTAAATCCATCGGTTGGCTGTAATAACAGAATTCAGGCATCAGATATTTGCAAAAGTCCGTACACAATAGCAGGACGTCCAGAAATAACAACACTGTTGCGATTTGAATATACTAACAACCTAAATACCCCAATTTTTATTCCGAATGGGTCAAAAAACATTCTAAAAGGCAAGGCTATTTTCGTAGGGTCCCCTCCAGAAGTATTTCTACCAGGAAAACATACCTTTGAAATTTATACCAATGGTGAAACATTGCAATGGGAAGTGATTACAGCAGGGTGTAAAAGTGCCTCAAAATCCGCTAACGGCTCTAATGCTAACCCTTGTATTTCTAACACCTCCTTAACAGCGAAAATTTCCGATTCCGTGGAGCAAAATACAGTTGAACAATTAGTGGTATACCCCAATCCAGTTACAGATTATGTGAACATTGTAACGGGAATAACTTCTGATCTGATAAAGATAAGTGTATACAACGAAGTAGGGCAAACCATCCTAAAGCAAAATATAGAAGGAAATAACTCACCTGAAATCTACCTTGATGTTTCAAAATTTAAGGCTGGCCTTTTATATATAGGTGTAGAACAAAACGGGGAAAGCACCTTTTATAAAATTATAAAGAAGTAA
- a CDS encoding Pycsar system effector family protein, which translates to MKKLTPEDKINVYWQGISYINGLNRSSEIKAGLIISFYGLLLGVVFKIATGMESNFNLNVLLSATFLIFIFFVSRSIYFSFRCFMPQIETKFESNMFFFHDVVTKYGTIQEYSKKLMDLMDNEQELYDHLGEQIFVNSLIASKKFIDVNKSVKNLVYSFIPLLVSAILLISQVFL; encoded by the coding sequence ATGAAGAAATTAACACCCGAAGACAAAATTAATGTGTATTGGCAAGGAATTTCCTATATAAATGGTCTCAATAGGTCTTCTGAAATTAAAGCCGGACTAATTATATCTTTTTATGGTCTTTTGTTGGGAGTGGTTTTTAAGATTGCCACGGGAATGGAAAGTAATTTTAATCTTAATGTACTGCTTTCAGCGACATTCTTAATTTTCATCTTTTTTGTTTCGCGATCTATTTATTTTAGTTTTAGATGTTTTATGCCCCAAATAGAAACAAAATTCGAATCCAATATGTTTTTTTTCCACGATGTGGTCACGAAATATGGTACTATCCAGGAATATTCAAAAAAATTGATGGATTTGATGGATAATGAACAGGAGCTTTACGATCATTTGGGAGAGCAGATATTTGTCAATTCTTTAATTGCTTCCAAAAAATTTATCGATGTCAATAAATCAGTCAAAAATTTGGTATACAGTTTTATTCCCCTATTGGTAAGTGCAATATTGCTCATATCCCAGGTATTCTTATAG
- a CDS encoding aminotransferase class III-fold pyridoxal phosphate-dependent enzyme produces MNEIEMEYNKIKISARQAEQICLELFNIKGGAKPLPGEIDFNFKIDDVNGEGYILKISRPNENAGYLDFQQKLLQHVRDYGQGLISPKVINDVNGMSISEFKDENGEHRKVRLLSWIPGRVWSSVNPQLDELRYSLGEQAGKLTKALQGFDHEEAHRPLDWDVAQAAWTEAHIDLFKGEEREIILSFQEEFKKVQPTYSELRKAVVHNDANDNNIIVSLDLIGPKVISAIDFGDAVHTHIINDLAIACAYTIMHHNDPLAAALPIVKGYHSAFALTPSELGHLYLAIAMRLVISVTKSAINKIKEPDNHYLLVSEKPAWELLQKWKLVDAEFAHYSFRAVCGFSAHPNEEKFSTWASQQSFSLEKLFPTIKSSKIHHLDLSVFSTWIGHQKDFNDLDYFQFKINRLQKEVPSKILAGGYLEPRPIYTSDAYDKIGNKGRESRTIHLGVDFWLPALTPVHALFKGEVVAAVNDAGDKEYGGLVILRHKEGDLQFYSLYGHLSVSSALKHKVGDKVGAGENIGELGSYPENGNWAAHLHFQVMLSMLNYKIDYPGVAYYNQLSVWKSICPDPNLLFKSDVLDANNATPDEEIVAFRKQHLGRSLSLQYKTPIKMVRGAGQYLLDQFGRKYLDTVNNVAHVGHEHPDVVKAGQEQMALINTNTRYLHENINNLAKELLETIPPELSVLHFVNSGSEANELAIRMVKAVTGEKDIIASEVGYHGNTNMCIDISSYKFDGKGGKGAPEHTHIFPLPDAFRGKYRGEGTADAYAGEVQKQIDSIHIKGRGVGGFIIEPIISCGGQIDLPEGFLEMAYKNVRAAGGLCISDEVQVGCGRMGKTFWGFQLHGVIPDIVTIGKPLGNGHPLAAVACTKEVAENFANGMEFFNTFGGNPVSCAIGAEVIKVVKRERLQAHALKVGVFLKSELKKLATDFPIIGDVRGEGLFLGMELVDASMNPLAEQTDYLANRMKDHGILMSTDGPDHNVLKIKPPMVFTQENANELIFYLRKILAEDFMHSL; encoded by the coding sequence ATGAATGAAATTGAAATGGAATACAACAAAATCAAAATATCAGCACGCCAAGCGGAACAAATTTGCCTGGAACTTTTTAATATTAAGGGAGGTGCCAAACCTCTTCCTGGGGAAATCGATTTCAATTTTAAAATTGATGATGTCAATGGGGAAGGGTACATTTTAAAAATATCCCGGCCCAATGAGAATGCGGGTTATTTGGATTTTCAACAAAAGCTATTGCAACATGTTCGTGATTATGGACAAGGATTAATATCGCCAAAAGTAATCAATGATGTCAACGGGATGTCAATCTCTGAATTTAAGGATGAAAATGGGGAACATAGGAAAGTCCGACTGCTATCTTGGATCCCAGGGAGGGTATGGAGCTCTGTAAATCCTCAATTAGACGAACTTCGCTATAGCCTGGGGGAACAAGCGGGAAAATTGACCAAGGCCCTGCAAGGGTTTGACCATGAAGAAGCGCATAGGCCATTGGATTGGGATGTGGCACAAGCTGCTTGGACAGAAGCCCATATTGATTTGTTTAAGGGTGAAGAAAGGGAAATTATTTTGTCTTTTCAGGAAGAATTTAAAAAAGTTCAACCTACCTATTCCGAACTGAGAAAAGCAGTGGTTCATAATGATGCCAACGATAACAATATTATTGTTTCTTTGGATCTGATTGGTCCCAAAGTGATTTCAGCTATAGATTTTGGGGACGCAGTGCATACCCATATCATTAATGATTTGGCCATTGCATGTGCTTACACCATCATGCACCATAATGACCCGTTGGCCGCGGCATTGCCCATTGTAAAAGGGTACCACAGTGCCTTTGCTTTAACTCCTTCAGAATTGGGGCATTTGTATCTTGCCATTGCCATGAGGCTGGTCATTTCCGTAACCAAATCGGCCATCAATAAAATTAAGGAACCAGATAACCATTATCTGCTGGTAAGTGAAAAACCTGCATGGGAACTGCTCCAAAAATGGAAATTGGTCGACGCTGAATTTGCCCACTATAGTTTTAGGGCTGTTTGCGGATTTAGTGCTCATCCTAATGAGGAGAAATTTTCAACATGGGCAAGCCAACAATCATTCTCCTTGGAAAAATTGTTTCCAACCATCAAATCCAGCAAAATACATCATCTCGACCTGAGTGTTTTCAGTACCTGGATAGGGCATCAAAAAGATTTTAACGATTTGGATTATTTCCAGTTCAAGATCAATAGGCTGCAAAAAGAAGTTCCATCCAAAATATTGGCAGGGGGTTATTTGGAACCTAGACCTATTTACACTTCTGATGCCTATGATAAAATTGGGAATAAAGGACGAGAAAGTCGGACGATACATTTAGGGGTCGATTTTTGGCTTCCCGCATTGACTCCGGTACATGCACTTTTTAAAGGAGAGGTAGTAGCCGCAGTTAACGATGCAGGAGACAAGGAATATGGCGGTTTGGTAATTCTTAGGCATAAGGAAGGTGATCTACAATTTTACAGCCTTTATGGCCATTTGTCGGTTTCCAGTGCACTGAAACACAAAGTAGGGGATAAAGTGGGAGCTGGAGAAAACATAGGAGAACTGGGGAGTTATCCGGAAAACGGAAATTGGGCTGCCCATTTGCATTTTCAGGTCATGTTATCCATGCTCAATTATAAAATTGATTATCCTGGGGTAGCGTATTACAATCAACTCTCCGTTTGGAAAAGTATTTGTCCCGATCCAAATTTGTTGTTTAAGTCAGATGTGTTGGATGCTAATAACGCTACGCCAGATGAGGAGATCGTTGCCTTTAGAAAGCAACATTTGGGCAGGAGTCTCAGCTTGCAATACAAAACCCCCATTAAAATGGTTAGGGGGGCCGGGCAGTATTTGCTGGATCAATTTGGAAGAAAATACTTGGATACCGTGAACAATGTGGCGCATGTAGGCCATGAGCATCCGGATGTTGTAAAGGCAGGGCAGGAACAGATGGCACTGATCAATACCAATACCCGCTATCTGCATGAAAATATCAATAATCTGGCCAAAGAACTTTTGGAAACAATTCCTCCTGAACTAAGTGTGCTGCATTTTGTGAATTCAGGTAGTGAGGCCAATGAATTGGCCATTAGGATGGTAAAAGCGGTTACCGGTGAAAAAGATATCATAGCTTCTGAAGTTGGGTACCATGGCAATACCAATATGTGCATCGATATCAGTTCCTATAAATTTGATGGCAAAGGAGGAAAAGGAGCCCCGGAACATACCCATATTTTTCCACTGCCAGATGCGTTCAGGGGAAAATATAGAGGTGAAGGTACAGCGGATGCCTATGCTGGGGAAGTACAAAAGCAAATTGACAGTATCCATATAAAAGGCCGGGGTGTTGGTGGATTTATCATAGAGCCCATTATTAGTTGTGGGGGACAAATAGACCTGCCGGAGGGATTTCTTGAAATGGCCTATAAAAATGTCAGGGCTGCAGGCGGACTCTGTATATCCGATGAGGTTCAAGTGGGTTGTGGCCGAATGGGAAAAACCTTTTGGGGTTTCCAATTGCACGGGGTAATCCCGGATATTGTGACCATAGGAAAGCCGTTGGGCAATGGACATCCTTTGGCAGCCGTTGCCTGTACCAAGGAGGTAGCCGAAAATTTTGCCAATGGAATGGAGTTTTTCAACACTTTTGGAGGGAATCCTGTTTCCTGCGCCATAGGGGCTGAAGTAATAAAAGTGGTGAAAAGGGAAAGATTGCAGGCCCATGCCCTAAAAGTGGGTGTATTTCTAAAATCAGAACTTAAAAAGCTCGCAACGGACTTTCCCATAATTGGGGATGTTAGGGGGGAAGGATTGTTTTTGGGCATGGAGTTGGTAGATGCTTCCATGAATCCTTTGGCAGAGCAAACGGATTATTTGGCCAATAGGATGAAAGATCACGGGATATTGATGAGTACAGATGGCCCTGATCACAATGTGCTAAAAATAAAGCCACCCATGGTATTCACCCAAGAAAATGCAAACGAATTGATCTTTTATCTAAGGAAAATATTGGCTGAAGATTTTATGCATTCATTATGA